In Kwoniella shivajii chromosome 9, complete sequence, one genomic interval encodes:
- a CDS encoding DNA repair protein (mre11), protein MTASASARSVPGSEVGDDPHHSITEQNPDNCFRILLATDNHIGYAEKDPIRGQDAINTFREILEIGRDAEVDFILLAGDLFHENRPSRTCMHQTIALLREYTLGDKPVSFELLSDPYDGSAPGFSFPAVNYEDPNLNIATPVFSIHGNHDDPQGTGPEGALCALDVLSVSGVLNYFGKVDLQADEAAPDDGSDKGIRIKPILLRKGSSHLAMYGVGNVKDARMHYELRSNRVKMYMPEGGDVPEEDWFNILLVHQNRVKHGPQQSVPEGMFDDSIRLVVWGHEHDCRITPEKVEGKDYWISQPGSSVATSLAPGEAIPKHVGIMSIQGSQFQIAEIPLKTVRPFELDEVILSYAAEQGVLSLDDKDSITDYLRKEVERLVKQAEVNWRERNPDPKEKMMLPLIRVKVETTDAKEMTNPVRFGQLFVGKVANPRDILQYYRKKKPTERKVKNNPDLPDEDEEEWEGEDASILTTNDRLAKLRMANLVKQYLQAQNLEVLVENGMEDAVMRFVEKDDKDAIKDFVSDTLKMVGRDMRSKDMDEDDVEDHMLQAKEHAASQYAEARPIPKEKPKKGKKKQNDSDEDSMLEEDDDQMDLDSDGSLAESKAPRKGKGKAPPARGKGKKPLFDDASDSDSEEDEEEEEVLPAPKKRSAASTATSTRKPAAKTTARAPAKKAPTRGGASAKAPQQSQLTFSKGNKASKPIELSDDE, encoded by the exons TGAAGTAGGGGACGATCCTCACCATTCCATTACCGAGCAGA ACCCAGACAA CTGTTTTCGTATTCTTCTCGCTACTGACAATCACATCGGATATGCGGAAAAAGATCCTATAAGAGGTCAAGATGCCATCAACACGTTCAGGGAAATCTTGGAAATCGGCAGAGACGCGGAGGTCGACTTTATCTTATTGGCAGGAGACTTGTTCCATGAGAATAGACCAAGTAGGACTTGTATGCACCAAACCATAGCCCTCTTGAGGGAATATACTTTAGGGGATAAACCTGTTTCA TTCGAGCTGTTAAGTGACCCATACGATGGAAGTGCACCTGGGTTCTC GTTCCCCGCTGTCAATTACGAAGACCCCAATCTTAATATCGCCACTCCTGTCTTTTCTATACACGGTAACCACGATGACCCACAGGGTACTGGTCCG GAAGGAGCACTGTGCGCACTCGATGTCCTGTCTGTCTCCGGTGTACTGAATTACTTTGGTAAAGTGGATCTGCAAGCCGACGAAGCCGCTCCTGACGATGGGTCGGACAAGGGTATTCGTATCAAGCCTATCCTTCTTCGTAAAGGTTCTTCTCATTTGGCCATGTACGGTGTTGGCAATGTCAAAGATGCTAGAATGCACTATGAATTAAGGTCAAACAGGGTGAAAATGTATATGCCTGAAGGAGGAGATGTTCCGGAGGAAGATTGGTTCAACAttcttctggttcatcaAAACAG AGTCAAACACGGTCCGCAACAATCAGTACCAGAAGGGATGTTTGATGATTCTATTCGACTCGTGGTATGGGGTCACGAGCATGACTGTCGTATCACCCCTGAAAAAGTGGAAGGCAAAGATTACTGGATCTCTCAGCCTGGTAGTTCAGTTGCCACCAGCTTGGCACCAGGTGAAGCCATACCGAA ACATGTCGGTATCATGTCCATTCAAGGTTCACAATTTCAAATTGCTGAAATACCGCTCAAAACGGTTCGACCATTCGAGCTTGACGAGGTGATCTTATCTTACGCTGCTGAACAAGGAGTTTTGAGTTTGGATGATAAAGATAGTATCACAGATTATCTTCGAAAAGAG GTTGAAAGACTGGTCAAACAAGCGGAGGTGAATTGGCGAGAACGAAACCCTGATCccaaggaaaagatgatgttgCCTTTAATCAGagtaaag GTCGAGACTACCGATGCGAAGGAGATGACCAACCCGGTACGATTCGGTCAACTCTTCGTTGGTAAAGTCGCAAATCCACGAGATATATTGCAGTATTACCGAAAGAAAAAGCCTACGGAGAGAA AGGTTAAAAACAACCCCGACCTTCccgacgaagacgaagaagaatgggaaggtgAGGACGCGTCTATCTTGACCACGAATGATCGACTGGCCAAGTTGCGAATGGCAAATTTGGTGAAGCAGTACCTGCAAGCCCAAAACTTGGAAGTATTGGTGGAGAATGGCATGGAAGATGCTGTTATGAGGTTTGTGGAGAAGGACGACAAAGACGCCATCAAAGA CTTCGTCTCGGATACATTAAAGATGGTCGGACGGGATATGAGAAGTAAGGAcatggacgaagatgatgtggaggACCAT ATGCTACAAGCGAAGGAACA TGCTGCGTCTCAATATGCTGAAGCTCGACCTATTCCCAAGGAA AAGCCAAAGAAGGGCAAAAAAAAGCAGAACGACTCAGATGAAGATAGCATGT tggaggaagatgatgatcaaatggATCTCGATTCCGATGGCTCCTTGGCTGAAAGCAAAGCTCCACGTAAGGGTAAAGGTAAGGCTCCTCCAGCTAgaggaaaaggcaaaaaaCCTTTA TTTGATGATGCTTCAGATTCTGActctgaagaggatgaagaagaagaagaagtgttaCCAGCTCCTAAAAAAAGAAGTGCAGCTTCGACCGCAACCTCAACTCGAAAGCCTGCTGCTAAAACTACTGCCAGAGCACCAGCTAAAAAGGCCCCTACCAGAGGTGGTGCAAGTGCTAAGGCACCACAACAGTCTCAGTTGAC ATTCTCTAAAGGTAATAAAGCCTCCAAACCT ATTGAGCTTTCCGATGATGAATAA
- a CDS encoding ATP-dependent RNA helicase DBP3 yields MSITENDASPAISKEEKKRLKEEKRAAKAAKASTSTPTSETAIPSEKKEKKRKSEDGETDVKEKKEKKDKKKKSKDVESDQAKPSTVEGGEEEPPKKKKKKSSKTTEESTTPVESATPPTEESAPALSKKQLKKLAKAESQGQSSTSTELKSSPSTKEITKTFTSEHNEYLSSQNITLSPSTYPPILSISSLPIDSSLQPFLKAFTKPTPIQACSWPALLSKRDVVGIAETGSGKTLAFGVPGLNLVSTLPPAKKGKQISMLVLAPTRELAQQSHDTLLAFGKSVNINSVCLFGGVGKFEQLNELKNPQTRIVVGTPGRTLDLADSGDLDLSNVSYLVLDEADRMLDQGFENDIRRIIAHTPDHKKGRQTVMFSATWPESVRRLASTFLNDPIRITVGSDELSANKRIEQIVEVLDNSRDKDGRLLYHLRAHLKAHPNSAASPTRILVFALYKKEAQRLEQTIKRANYAVGALHGDMTQDARFKALDAFKTGKQNVLVATDVAARGLDIPDVGLVINVTFPLTTEDFVHRCGRTGRAGKSGKAVTFFTGESHEKSLAGEFMRVLRDAGAEVPQEMDRFPTTIKKKEHGSYGAFYKDTADAPAPTKITFD; encoded by the exons ATGTCAATCACAGAGAACGACGCTTCCCCTGCAATCAgcaaggaggagaagaaacgattgaaagaagagaagagagcAGCCAAAGCAGCCAAAGCCTCGACCTCCACCCCTACCTCGGAAACAGCGATCCCCTCtgagaaaaaagagaagaagaggaaatccgaagatggagaaacgGATgtaaaagagaagaaggaaaaaaaggataaaaagaagaagagtaaagATGTCGAAAGTGATCAAGCTAAACCCTCAACagttgaaggaggagaagaagaacctccaaagaagaagaagaagaagtccTCGAAAACAACCGAAGAATCAACCACTCCTGTTGAATCAGCCACACCACCAACCGAAGAATCTGCACCTGCGTTAAGTAAGAAACAGCTAAAAAAACTTGCCAAAGCTGAATCTCAAGGTCAGAGTTCCACTTCAACCGAACTCAAATCAAGTCCTTCAACAAAGGAAATAACAAAGACGTTCACCTCAGAACATAATGAATATCTTAGTTCTCAAAATATCACTTTATCACCTTCTACTTATCCTCCCATcttatcgatatcatcgttacCAATCGATTCATCACTTCAACCATTCTTGAAAGCTTTCACTAAACCAACACCTATTCAAGCATGTTCATGGCCTGCATTACTATCCAAACGTGATGTAGTCGGAATAGCAGAAActggttcaggtaaaacaCTGGCTTTCGGTGTACCAGGTTTGAATCTAGTTTCAACTTTACCACCTGCCAAGAAGGGTAAACAGATCTCAATGTTGGTTTTAGCTCCCACAAGAGAATTAGCACAACAATCACATGATACTTTATTGGCTTTCGGTAAAAGTGTAAATATAAACTCAGTTTGTCTGTTTGGTGGTGTAGGTAAATTCGAACAATTAAACGAATTGAAAAACCCTCAAACTAGAATCGTCGTTGGTACTCCTGGAAGAACTTTAGATTTGgctgattcaggtgatttggatCTAAGCAA CGTATCCTACCTTGtacttgatgaagcagatcGAATGTTAGATCAAGGTTTCGAGAATGATATAAGAAGAATCATAGCTCATACTCCTGATCACAAGAAAGGACGACAAACGGTCATGT TCTCCGCAACTTGGCCAGAATCCGTTAGAAGACTTGCTTCTACATTCTTGAACGACCCTATCCGTATCACTGTGGGATCCGACGAGTTATCCGCCAACAAGAGAATCGAACAAATCGTTGAGGTCTTAGATAACTCACGGGACAAGGA TGGTCGATTGTTATACCATCTCAGAGCACATCTCAAGGCTCACCCCAACTCGGCCGCATCTCCCACGCGAATTTTGGTTTTCGCTTTGTACAAaaaagaagctcaaagacTAGAACAGACGATCAAAAGAGCCAACTACGCTGTGGGAGCACTACACGGGGATATGACCCAAGATGCCAGATTCAAAGCTCTTGATGCGTTCAAAACCGGTAAACAGAATGTTCTGGTTGCTACCGATGTAGCTGCTAGAGGATTGGATATACCCGATGTTGGATTGGTAATCAACGTGACATTCCCTCTTACCACTG AGGACTTTGTTCACCGATGTGGACGAACTGGTCGAGCTGGAAAATCAGGAAAAGCAGTCACGTTCTTCACTGGTGAAAGTCACGAAAAATCTTTAGCGGGAGAGTTCATGAGAGTGTTGAGAGACGCAGGTGCAGAAGTACCCCAAGAGATGGATAGATTTCCTACCActatcaagaagaagg AACACGGCTCTTACGGTGCTTTCTACAAAGATACAGCTGATGCACCTGCCCCAACCAAGATCACTTTCGATTAG